In the genome of Nitrospiria bacterium, the window CGGCACACGCTTCGCCAGTCCGCCGTAATCGTGTATATTGAACGAACCCCTGCGGTCGAGCAGGAAACCCACGACAAAGATCATGCCGGCGCCGGCGACGCCCAGGTTTACCATCTGGAGCAGCGCGCCCTCGATCCCGATCTGATTCAAGGCGAACAACCCCACCGTCACGAAACCGAGATGACTGATCCCGGCATAGGCCATCATCGTCATCAGATTCGGCTGGGACAGCGCGATGAACGCGCCGTAGATCAGCCCGATCAGCGCAAGCGCCATCATCAGCGGCACGGCTATTTGCGAGGCCTCGGGAGTCAGCGGCAGGTTGAACCGCAGGAGGCCATAGCTGCCCAGCTTCACGCCGGAGAGCATCACGCCCACCGCGATCGGCCCCTGAAGCATCGCGCTTGGGAGCCAGGTATGGAAGGGGAAGATCGGGCCCTTGACGGCAAAACCCAGAAAGACGAGCGCAAAAATCCAGAGCTGTTTGTCATAAGAAACCGGCGCATGCAGTAGTTTCTGGTAGTCAAACGAATAGGGTTCCAGGCCGCGGATCTGGGAGGCCCAGTCGCGATAATTCAAATAAAGAATGATAAAACCCACCAGCATCAGTACGCTTCCGGTCAGGTTGTACACGACGTATTTGAGCGCGGCGTAATCCCGTTCCGGTCCGGTCCCCCAGGTCTTGATCAGGAAGTACATCGGGATCAACATCACCTCCCAGAAGACGAAGAACAGAACGAGATCCAGCGCGATAAACACCCCGATCATCGTCGATTCCAGGATGAGGAGGCAGATCAGATATTCGCGGAGATTCTCCCGGACGCGGTCCCAGGAGTAAAGGATGGTCAAGACTGTCAGGAGCGCGGTGAGAATAACCAGAAACAGGCTGATCCCGTCGATCCCGAGATGATAACTGATCCCGAGCGGCGCGATCCAGGGGACGTACTCGACGAACTGCATCGCCGAAACGCCCGCGGCGAAATTGAAGAAGAGGAGAAGCGACAAGGCCAGCACGATGAGGCTGACGACAAGCGCCTCGACCCTCGCGGCGCGGGGATCCTTTCGCATCCAGAGGCTGACCGCTCCCGCAACGGGGAAGAAGATCAGCAGCGTCAATATGGGAAACCCGATCTGTTGATTCCAGAAAATTTGGAGGTTCATGCGATCCGCATTCTCCTAAATACGAGCAACTTTAATCCTGCCCCCTCGGCGGTTCCTGTCCTGCGGCTGAATCGTAGGCCGATTGGAGTTAGACCCGTCGGCTCCGGCGGCTTTCGTTTGACCCGGCTAAGGCTTGGCCGCTCAATTTTCCGAAGAGGATTTGCGGAAAATTGGCCCTCCGGGCCGCGTCCTTCGCCAAGCCGGGTTCCCCCACACGTAAGCCGAGTCGCCTCTTGGGCCCAACCCCAATCGGCCACCCGCCGAATGTCACTCAAAAGGCCGTTTGTATTAATTCCCAGAGCCAAGCGACAGCCGTGTTAACAGAACGGACATCGTCGTGTCACTGAAAAACCAGAGATACAGATTCACCAGAATAAAAATCCCGACCACGAGAAGCGCGGCGTAATGATGCACCTGCCCCGACTGAATCTTTCTCAAGATCCCCGCAGCGATATGATTCAAATAGCCGGTGATATTCAGTATGCCGTAGATCACGTACTTCTCGACCCAGGTGCTCATGGCCGCGCCGGCCTGTGTGAGATTCCCCACGGCGTTCACGATCCCGTCGATAATCCGGTCGTCGAATCGGTTCGCCCCACGGCCCAGAACCTTTGACGGCTCGACCACCGTCGCATCGTAAAACTCATCCACCCAGTACTTGTTGTAAAGAACGGAATGGGCCGTCGAAAACCGTCTCGCCAGCGCAACGGCCGCTTCGGGCTTCTTTAAATAAATCTGACGCGCCGCCAACCATCCGGCCAGTGCGATCCCCGCCGACAAAACCATCAAAACAATGTCCG includes:
- a CDS encoding NADH-quinone oxidoreductase subunit M, giving the protein MNLQIFWNQQIGFPILTLLIFFPVAGAVSLWMRKDPRAARVEALVVSLIVLALSLLLFFNFAAGVSAMQFVEYVPWIAPLGISYHLGIDGISLFLVILTALLTVLTILYSWDRVRENLREYLICLLILESTMIGVFIALDLVLFFVFWEVMLIPMYFLIKTWGTGPERDYAALKYVVYNLTGSVLMLVGFIILYLNYRDWASQIRGLEPYSFDYQKLLHAPVSYDKQLWIFALVFLGFAVKGPIFPFHTWLPSAMLQGPIAVGVMLSGVKLGSYGLLRFNLPLTPEASQIAVPLMMALALIGLIYGAFIALSQPNLMTMMAYAGISHLGFVTVGLFALNQIGIEGALLQMVNLGVAGAGMIFVVGFLLDRRGSFNIHDYGGLAKRVPVFATLSLIIVLASLALPGTNVFIGEFMILVGAFKAGPLYAVVGVVAVILGAAYLLWMYERVMLGKIEKPEVAAMPDLNFREAAIACTMVGLILWIGLYPAPLLSRMEPSVRAVVDRLENKELPLNPVVRIDPNNPHAYLLEILSHADSAPAVGASEGSVK